One window from the genome of Megalobrama amblycephala isolate DHTTF-2021 linkage group LG4, ASM1881202v1, whole genome shotgun sequence encodes:
- the LOC125266869 gene encoding pre-mRNA-splicing factor RBM22-like codes for MATSLGSNTYNRQNWEDSDFPILCQTCLGENPYIRMTKEKYGKECKICARPFTVFRWCPGVRMRFKKTEVCQTCSKMKNVCQTCLLDLEYGLPIQVRDTSMSIKDDMPRSDVNKEYYTQNMEREIQNSDGTRPVGMLGKAQSPSDMLLKLARTTPYYKRNRPHICSFWVKGECKRGEECPYRHEKPTDPDDPLADQNIKDRYYGINDPVADKLLKRASTMPRLDPPEDKSITTLYIGGLGENITDSELRNNFYQFGEIRTITLVERQQCAFIQFATRQGAELAAEKTFNKLIINGRRLAVKWGRSQAAKGQDVKDGFSEMGTRLEPVPGLPTALPLPPALEEEAPANYFNLDPSGSPALMNISLPPPPGLPNPPPPGFGPPMFQPMGPPPPPPMGLRPPGHIHYPSQDPQRMGAHAAVRHSD; via the exons GACTTCCCTATTCTCTGTCAAACATGTCTTGGGGAAAATCCGTACATTCGCATG acTAAGGAAAAGTATGGCAAAGAATGCAAG atatgTGCTCGTCCCTTCACCGTCTTCCGCTGGTGTCCCGGTGTACGGATGCGCTTTAAGAAGACGGAGGTGTGTCAGACCTGCAGTAAGATGAAGAACGTCTGTCAGACGTGTTTGCTGGACCTGGAGTACG GTCTTCCAATCCAGGTCAGAGACACAAGCATGTCTATTAAAGACGACATGCCGAGGTCTGACGTGAACAAGGAATATTACACTCAGAACATGGAGAGAGAG atccAGAACTCTGACGGCACCAGACCGGTGGGGATGCTGGGTAAAGCACAGAGCCCCAGTGACATGCTGCTGAAGCTGGCGCGAACCACTCCGTACTACAAGCGCAACAGACCTCATATCTGCTCGTTCTGGGTGAAGGGAGAGTGTAAGAGAGGAGAGGAGTGTCCGTACAG ACATGAGAAGCCCACAGACCCTGACGATCCTCTGGCCGATCAGAACATTAAAGATCGTTATTATGGCATCAACGACCCGGTGGCAGATAAACTCCTCAAGAGAGCGTCCACCATGCCTCGACTGGACCCTCCCGAGGACAAGTCCATCACTACACTGTACATAGGAGGGCTGGGAGAAAACATCACTGACTCTGAGCTCAG GAATAATTTCTACCAGTTCGGTGAGATCCGTACGATCACGTTGGTTGAGAGGCAGCAGTGCGCGTTCATTCAGTTTGCCACACGGCAGGGGGCGGAGCTCGCTGCGGAGAAAACCTTCAATAAGCTCATCATTAACGGCCGCAGGCTGGCGGTGAAGTGGGGCCGCTCACAAGCTGCTAAAGGGCAAGATGTGAAGGACGGGTTCAGTGAGATGGGCACCAGACTAGAACCAGTACCAGGTCTCcctacag CTCTACCTCTACCGCCTGCTCTAGAGGAGGAAGCGCCTGCCAACTATTTTAACCTGGACCCGAGCGGCTCTCCTGCGCTCATGAACATCAGTCTGCCGCCTCCGCCCGGACTCCCAAACCCACCACCGCCTG GTTTTGGGCCTCCCATGTTCCAACCCATGGGtcctcctccacctcctccGATGGGTTTGAGACCTCCAGGCCACATCCATTACCCTTCCCAGGATCCTCAGCGCATGGGTGCGCATGCTGCCGTTCGCCACAGtgactga